In Leptodesmis sichuanensis A121, the following are encoded in one genomic region:
- a CDS encoding phage integrase N-terminal SAM-like domain-containing protein, which produces MSTSPKLFDRLHEEFRRRHYSYETEKSYIHWIKEFIRFHSMTPPRDLGAEAIAVFLTHLAIHKRVAASTQNQAFSALIFLYRDKKFHGHTWKA; this is translated from the coding sequence ATGTCTACGTCGCCGAAGCTGTTTGACCGCCTTCATGAAGAATTTCGCCGTCGTCACTATTCCTACGAAACCGAAAAAAGCTACATCCATTGGATTAAGGAGTTTATCCGCTTCCACAGCATGACTCCGCCGCGCGATTTGGGTGCAGAAGCAATTGCAGTTTTTCTGACGCACCTTGCCATTCACAAACGGGTTGCCGCATCAACCCAGAATCAAGCCTTCAGTGCCTTAATCTTTTTGTATCGTGATAAAAAGTTTCATGGCCACACCTGGAAAGCGTGA